A region from the Halosolutus gelatinilyticus genome encodes:
- a CDS encoding DUF7471 family protein yields the protein MDHTSPFDIPWLDPQLAPVLVAIIVLAVVGTTILFCCGVVAYRRRRSTRYLLITVVLGLLVVRSVVGLGTVFGLVPMTVHHLVEHSFDFTIAVLVLYAVYRAGTRADRVSIGSDDD from the coding sequence ATGGACCACACGAGCCCGTTCGACATCCCGTGGCTGGACCCGCAACTGGCGCCGGTGCTGGTGGCGATCATCGTCCTCGCCGTCGTCGGGACGACGATCCTCTTCTGCTGCGGCGTCGTCGCCTATCGACGCCGGCGATCGACGCGGTATCTACTGATCACCGTGGTCCTCGGGCTGCTCGTGGTCCGATCGGTCGTCGGTCTCGGGACCGTGTTCGGACTGGTGCCGATGACGGTCCACCACCTCGTCGAGCACAGTTTCGACTTTACGATCGCCGTGCTCGTGCTGTACGCTGTGTATCGGGCCGGGACCCGAGCGGATCGGGTCTCGATCGGATCCGACGACGATTGA
- a CDS encoding sulfatase-like hydrolase/transferase: MTNVALVVLDTLRYDAFEEHFDWLPGTRFEHAWSTSHWTVPAHASLFTGRYASEVGVYADAQTFDCPGPLLAERLQTAGYATRAFSANPNLSPVFDADRGFDEFELSWRIRHHGDDLFDWDGFIAETRDQGPERYARALKEVLLGDNRTLPSLKHGAVLKLRDTPLASQVEHVDEGASTALEMVRDARFGDDEFVFLNLMEAHSPYDPPPEWKTVDVDIDGLAASLGEPDDDPADLRRAYDDCVRYLSRVYERIFAELRESFDVIVTVSDHGELLGEHGGWEHLSGIYPELARIPLSVYDARDGSVEGVAYNDRSVSLMDVHETVLAAAGLESDPEARGRDLTDLPDADPGPVREPQSESADGDTGEPAADGFREGETLVEYHGLPERHLDALRRKGFENLDHRAEWLDGVAVRGYFGYETFDGFEEWGESPYDDPRGRLEALVETIDRRTDVSEDRELDESVMRQLEDLGYA; this comes from the coding sequence ATGACCAACGTCGCACTAGTCGTCCTCGACACGCTCCGGTACGACGCCTTCGAGGAGCACTTCGACTGGCTGCCCGGCACGCGGTTCGAGCACGCCTGGAGCACGAGCCACTGGACGGTTCCGGCCCACGCCTCGCTGTTCACCGGCAGGTACGCGAGCGAGGTCGGCGTCTACGCCGATGCACAGACCTTCGACTGCCCCGGCCCCCTGCTCGCCGAGCGCCTGCAGACGGCCGGCTACGCGACGCGAGCGTTCAGCGCGAACCCGAACCTCTCGCCCGTCTTCGACGCCGATCGCGGCTTCGACGAGTTCGAGCTGAGCTGGCGCATCCGACATCACGGTGACGACCTGTTCGACTGGGACGGCTTCATCGCGGAGACGCGCGACCAGGGGCCGGAGCGGTACGCCCGCGCGCTCAAGGAGGTCCTGCTGGGGGATAATCGGACGCTCCCGTCGCTGAAACACGGCGCCGTACTGAAACTTCGAGACACCCCGCTCGCGAGTCAGGTCGAGCACGTCGACGAGGGCGCGAGCACCGCACTCGAGATGGTTCGCGACGCGAGGTTCGGCGACGACGAGTTCGTCTTCCTGAACCTGATGGAGGCCCACTCGCCGTACGACCCGCCTCCGGAGTGGAAGACGGTCGACGTCGACATCGACGGACTCGCCGCTTCGCTCGGGGAACCCGACGACGATCCCGCGGACCTGCGGCGGGCGTACGACGACTGCGTCCGGTACCTCTCGCGCGTTTACGAACGGATCTTCGCCGAACTGCGCGAGTCGTTCGACGTGATCGTCACGGTCAGCGACCACGGCGAACTCCTCGGCGAACACGGCGGCTGGGAGCACCTCTCGGGCATCTACCCGGAACTCGCCCGCATCCCGCTGTCGGTCTACGACGCCCGGGACGGGAGCGTCGAGGGGGTCGCATACAACGATCGATCGGTCTCGCTCATGGACGTCCACGAAACCGTCCTTGCCGCGGCGGGCCTCGAGTCCGATCCCGAGGCGCGGGGGCGGGACCTCACCGACCTCCCGGACGCCGATCCCGGTCCCGTTCGGGAACCCCAGTCCGAGAGTGCGGATGGTGACACCGGGGAGCCCGCGGCGGACGGGTTCCGCGAGGGCGAAACCCTCGTCGAGTACCACGGGCTGCCCGAGCGACACCTCGACGCCCTGCGCCGAAAGGGGTTCGAAAACCTCGACCACCGCGCCGAGTGGCTCGACGGCGTCGCCGTCCGCGGCTACTTCGGCTACGAGACGTTCGACGGGTTCGAGGAGTGGGGCGAGTCGCCCTACGATGACCCGCGGGGGCGGCTCGAGGCGCTCGTCGAGACGATCGATCGGCGGACCGACGTCTCCGAGGACCGCGAACTGGACGAATCGGTGATGCGACAGCTGGAGGACTTGGGATACGCATGA
- a CDS encoding glycosyltransferase — protein MRRLLRACFALLTLTGLPYVTYLAAYYLLRPSGSPANGWPREPSVSIVLPTYNEAAIVESKLEELVELDYPMDRVEIVVVDSSDDGTAELVETFFAGRSAPELTLIHKDEREGLATALNEAYAAAASEIVVKTDCDSRIAPDAVRKAAANLADPEVAAVTGRNAEVIGGSEVEQGYRDVQTMIQVLESHLDSTLIFHGPFSAFERDAIVPIDSDSVADDSELALKIRRNGGRVVFDPEIHYREAAHSEFGKRREQKDRRAMGLLRLLWRQRDAIGSHGLYGRVVLPFNWWFMVISPWLLAGSIALATVGSLALAGPFGLAVPAALFGFTTLGSRDALGPLQPAYALFDTQVSLLRASVALVRARGDEDETIDGTWAPDRELREVLQ, from the coding sequence ATGAGACGACTCCTCAGGGCTTGTTTCGCGCTGTTGACGCTTACGGGTCTTCCCTACGTGACCTATCTCGCCGCGTACTATCTCCTGCGACCGTCGGGTTCTCCGGCGAACGGGTGGCCACGGGAGCCGTCGGTCAGCATCGTCCTTCCGACCTACAACGAGGCGGCGATCGTCGAATCGAAACTCGAAGAACTCGTCGAACTGGACTACCCGATGGACCGGGTCGAGATCGTCGTCGTCGACTCGAGCGACGACGGGACGGCCGAACTGGTCGAGACGTTTTTCGCGGGCCGATCGGCGCCGGAACTGACGCTCATCCACAAGGACGAACGCGAGGGGCTGGCGACCGCGCTGAACGAAGCCTACGCCGCCGCTGCCAGCGAGATCGTCGTCAAAACCGACTGCGACTCTCGGATCGCGCCCGACGCCGTCCGGAAGGCGGCGGCGAACCTCGCCGATCCAGAGGTCGCGGCGGTGACGGGCCGCAACGCCGAGGTGATCGGCGGCAGCGAGGTCGAACAGGGCTACCGGGACGTCCAGACGATGATCCAGGTGCTCGAGTCGCACCTCGATTCGACGCTGATCTTCCACGGTCCGTTCTCCGCGTTCGAACGCGACGCGATCGTCCCCATCGACTCGGACTCGGTCGCCGACGACTCCGAACTCGCGCTGAAGATCCGCCGCAACGGCGGCCGAGTCGTCTTCGATCCGGAGATTCACTACCGGGAGGCGGCCCACTCCGAGTTCGGCAAGCGTCGCGAACAGAAGGACCGTCGGGCGATGGGGCTGTTACGACTGCTGTGGCGACAGCGCGACGCGATCGGTAGTCACGGGCTCTACGGCCGGGTCGTGCTGCCGTTCAACTGGTGGTTCATGGTGATCTCGCCCTGGCTCCTCGCCGGTTCGATCGCGCTCGCGACGGTCGGGTCGCTGGCCCTGGCCGGCCCCTTCGGACTCGCGGTCCCGGCTGCGCTGTTCGGCTTTACGACCCTCGGCTCGCGGGACGCGCTCGGCCCGCTCCAGCCCGCCTACGCGCTGTTCGACACGCAGGTCTCGCTGCTTCGCGCGAGCGTCGCCCTCGTCCGCGCCCGCGGCGACGAGGACGAAACGATCGACGGGACCTGGGCGCCCGATCGGGAACTCCGGGAGGTGTTACAGTGA
- a CDS encoding CTP-dependent riboflavin kinase, producing MSLTSESAVGYDELAVLKLLALEGGLEGDVKISCSHLATRLDASNQTASRRLQRLESADLLERDTVSDGQWVAITDAGERALHAEYEDYRRIFESDSQVELDGTITSGMGEGRHYISLPGYKRQFEERLGYEPFPGTLNVDLREDSVRRRSAIASLEPVPIDGWEDEDRTYGPAVCHPATIETVDGDAYEDAHVIAPERTHHDEDQLEVIAPDKLRETLDLDDGDHVTISVGDGR from the coding sequence ATGTCACTCACATCGGAGTCCGCCGTCGGCTACGACGAACTGGCCGTGCTCAAGCTCCTCGCGCTCGAGGGCGGGCTCGAGGGCGACGTGAAAATCTCCTGTTCTCATCTCGCGACTCGACTCGACGCCTCGAATCAGACCGCCTCGCGCCGGCTCCAGCGCCTCGAGAGCGCCGACCTGCTCGAGCGCGACACCGTCAGCGACGGCCAGTGGGTCGCGATCACCGACGCCGGCGAGCGCGCGCTCCACGCCGAGTACGAGGACTACCGCCGCATCTTCGAGTCCGACTCCCAGGTCGAACTCGACGGGACGATCACCAGCGGGATGGGCGAGGGCCGCCACTACATCTCGCTGCCGGGGTACAAACGCCAGTTCGAGGAGCGGCTGGGCTACGAGCCGTTCCCCGGGACGTTGAACGTCGACCTCCGAGAGGACAGCGTCCGTCGACGGAGCGCGATCGCCTCGCTCGAACCGGTCCCAATCGACGGCTGGGAGGACGAGGACCGGACCTACGGCCCCGCGGTCTGCCACCCGGCGACGATCGAGACTGTCGACGGCGACGCGTACGAGGACGCCCACGTCATCGCGCCCGAACGGACCCACCACGACGAGGACCAGCTCGAGGTCATCGCCCCCGACAAACTCCGCGAGACGCTCGACCTGGACGACGGCGACCACGTCACCATCTCGGTGGGTGACGGACGATGA
- a CDS encoding branched-chain amino acid transaminase: MGFDEMDVDTIWMDGEFVDWDDAQIHVLTHGLHYGTGVFEGARCYDTAEGPAIFRWEEHLDRLFESAKPYEMDIGFSKEELTEATKELIRRQELPSCYIRPIAFYGYNSLGVSPQDCPTKTAIAVWPWGAYLGEDALENGIEVMISSWRKHSSSQIPTNAKTTGLYVNSLLAGEEARRHGYAEAIVLNKEGHVAEGPGENIFLVRDGELYTPGLSESILDGITRDTVITIAEDMGYTVHDNVTISRGELHTADELFFTGSAAEVTPIRKVDNVVVGDGSRGPVTEDIQSAFFDVVERKTDDYGEWFEYV; encoded by the coding sequence ATGGGATTCGACGAGATGGACGTCGACACGATCTGGATGGACGGCGAGTTCGTCGACTGGGACGACGCGCAGATTCACGTGCTCACCCACGGACTCCACTACGGCACCGGCGTCTTCGAGGGCGCGCGCTGTTACGACACCGCGGAGGGCCCCGCGATCTTCCGCTGGGAGGAACACCTCGATCGGCTCTTCGAGTCGGCCAAACCCTACGAGATGGACATCGGCTTCTCCAAGGAGGAACTGACCGAGGCGACGAAGGAACTCATCCGCCGCCAGGAACTGCCCTCCTGTTACATCCGCCCGATCGCCTTCTACGGCTACAACTCGCTGGGCGTGAGCCCGCAGGACTGCCCCACCAAGACGGCGATCGCCGTCTGGCCGTGGGGCGCCTACCTCGGAGAGGACGCCCTCGAGAACGGCATCGAGGTGATGATCTCCTCGTGGCGCAAACACTCCTCCAGCCAGATCCCGACGAACGCGAAGACGACCGGCCTCTACGTCAACAGCCTGCTGGCCGGCGAAGAAGCCCGCCGCCACGGCTACGCCGAGGCGATCGTCCTCAACAAGGAGGGCCACGTCGCGGAAGGCCCCGGCGAGAACATCTTCCTCGTCCGCGACGGCGAACTCTACACGCCCGGCCTCTCCGAGTCGATCCTCGACGGCATCACCCGCGACACCGTGATCACGATCGCCGAAGACATGGGGTACACGGTCCACGACAACGTCACGATCTCGCGGGGCGAACTCCACACCGCCGACGAACTATTCTTCACCGGTTCCGCGGCCGAGGTCACGCCCATCCGGAAGGTCGACAACGTCGTCGTCGGCGACGGCTCCCGCGGCCCCGTCACCGAGGACATCCAGTCGGCGTTCTTCGACGTGGTCGAGCGCAAGACCGACGACTACGGCGAGTGGTTCGAATACGTCTAA
- a CDS encoding DUF502 domain-containing protein, whose protein sequence is MGSWKRDFASGLIVLGPILITFYVILWLYGIVAGVTPGLGLEGSTLEPLLPWDGFDQTRAHLAQFLRVIVALTVFIILTFSVGYLMRTTVGSLVERVVDDVANRVPVVRVVYNASKMAAETAFGEQESLQKPVKIEVWDGLRMTAFKTGKTSEDGREVLFLPTSPNITTGFVVEANPEDISELDEDVEDALTRVLSAGFGDANRNRMDAGVSIDVVDESAAKGTDD, encoded by the coding sequence ATGGGTTCGTGGAAGCGGGACTTCGCGAGTGGGCTGATCGTCCTCGGTCCGATCCTCATCACGTTCTACGTCATCCTCTGGCTCTACGGCATCGTCGCCGGGGTGACTCCGGGTCTGGGCCTCGAGGGGTCGACGCTCGAGCCGTTGCTCCCGTGGGACGGTTTCGACCAAACTCGCGCACACCTCGCACAGTTCCTCCGCGTGATCGTCGCGCTCACCGTCTTCATCATTCTCACCTTCTCCGTCGGCTACTTGATGCGGACGACGGTCGGCAGCCTCGTCGAGCGCGTCGTCGACGACGTCGCCAACCGCGTCCCCGTAGTTCGCGTGGTCTACAACGCCTCCAAGATGGCCGCCGAGACGGCCTTCGGAGAGCAGGAATCGCTTCAGAAGCCGGTCAAGATCGAGGTCTGGGACGGCCTCCGGATGACGGCGTTCAAGACCGGAAAGACGTCCGAAGACGGCAGGGAGGTGCTCTTTCTCCCGACATCGCCGAACATCACGACCGGATTCGTCGTCGAAGCCAACCCCGAGGACATCAGCGAACTCGACGAGGACGTCGAGGACGCGCTCACCCGCGTACTCAGCGCCGGGTTCGGCGACGCCAATCGAAACCGGATGGACGCGGGCGTCTCGATCGACGTCGTCGACGAGTCAGCGGCGAAAGGAACGGACGACTAG
- a CDS encoding glycosyltransferase family 2 protein, whose protein sequence is MTNASVALGVKVFNRTEKLEALLESVPDGAYETVYVADDGRTEERSHLYDREWPFDLELLDLPYDAGLGPGRNAIVDALSEEYLTIVDSDHEVPPNADVLARQLEERPEFGGISGLLLEHGRIQGLCHDLFEEGNVLIRDTGSKTAETVAEYPLVEFDFVPNITTFRRDCLEELAWDENYVIGREHLDFFVAHWRETDWRFGTCPSVLFPHRPGGGAEYEGNRHDPAKNLASESYFREKWGYDQIVAREFWLGNQSVDKPLAILDRDVSVPTWLGAKVMDLRDARLRLAAATLNASALLPEVVRR, encoded by the coding sequence GTGACGAACGCGAGCGTCGCCCTCGGCGTCAAGGTCTTCAACCGAACCGAGAAGCTCGAGGCGCTCCTGGAGTCAGTCCCCGATGGCGCCTACGAGACCGTCTACGTCGCCGACGACGGGCGGACGGAGGAGCGCAGCCACCTCTACGATCGGGAGTGGCCGTTCGACCTCGAACTGCTCGACCTGCCCTACGACGCGGGTCTCGGCCCCGGTCGCAACGCGATCGTCGACGCGCTCTCCGAGGAGTATTTGACGATCGTCGACAGCGATCACGAGGTGCCGCCGAACGCGGACGTCCTCGCCCGCCAACTCGAGGAGCGACCGGAGTTCGGCGGGATCAGCGGCCTCCTGCTCGAGCACGGCCGGATCCAGGGTCTGTGCCACGACCTGTTCGAGGAGGGTAACGTGCTGATCCGCGATACGGGATCGAAGACCGCCGAAACGGTCGCGGAGTACCCGCTCGTGGAGTTCGACTTCGTGCCGAACATCACGACGTTCCGTCGGGACTGTCTCGAGGAACTGGCCTGGGACGAGAACTACGTGATCGGCCGCGAGCACCTCGACTTCTTCGTCGCCCACTGGCGGGAGACCGACTGGCGGTTTGGCACCTGTCCCTCGGTGTTGTTCCCCCACCGCCCGGGCGGCGGAGCCGAGTACGAGGGGAACCGACACGATCCCGCGAAGAACCTGGCGAGCGAGTCCTACTTCCGCGAGAAGTGGGGGTACGACCAGATCGTCGCCCGCGAGTTCTGGCTGGGGAACCAGTCCGTCGACAAACCGCTCGCGATCCTCGACCGCGACGTCTCGGTCCCGACGTGGCTGGGGGCGAAGGTGATGGACCTGCGCGACGCGCGGTTGCGCCTGGCGGCCGCGACGCTGAATGCAAGCGCCCTGCTCCCGGAGGTGGTCCGTCGATGA
- the ribB gene encoding 3,4-dihydroxy-2-butanone-4-phosphate synthase, with the protein MTGHHAGARSDAGPSEAGAGAADADPFDRAVESLRVGEPVLVHDAADREGETDLIYHADAVTPEAVARLRNDAGGLICVAFGHEIAEAFDLPFYIEAVDHPAAGDHELGYDERSSFSLTVNHQDTYTGITDADRSTTIRALGDAAAAPSQIDFAEEFRVPGHVHLLKAAPDLLAQREGHTELGVALADAAGLPTAVVVCEMLDDETGHALTPADARAYADRHGFTYLEGSEITARLG; encoded by the coding sequence ATGACCGGCCATCACGCCGGCGCTCGGTCGGACGCGGGGCCGAGTGAGGCCGGCGCGGGCGCCGCGGACGCCGATCCGTTCGATCGAGCCGTCGAGTCGCTTCGCGTCGGCGAGCCCGTGCTGGTCCACGACGCGGCCGATCGCGAGGGCGAGACCGACCTCATCTACCACGCCGACGCCGTCACGCCCGAGGCCGTCGCCCGGCTTCGAAACGACGCCGGCGGGCTGATCTGCGTCGCATTCGGTCACGAGATCGCGGAGGCGTTCGACCTTCCGTTCTACATCGAAGCGGTCGACCACCCCGCCGCGGGCGATCACGAACTCGGCTACGACGAGCGCTCCTCGTTCTCGCTGACGGTCAACCATCAGGACACCTACACCGGGATCACCGACGCCGATCGATCGACGACCATCCGGGCGCTCGGCGACGCGGCGGCCGCCCCATCTCAGATCGATTTCGCCGAAGAGTTCCGCGTTCCGGGCCACGTCCACCTGCTGAAGGCCGCGCCCGACCTGCTTGCCCAGCGCGAGGGCCACACCGAACTCGGCGTCGCCCTCGCCGACGCGGCCGGTCTTCCGACCGCGGTCGTCGTCTGCGAGATGCTCGACGACGAGACCGGACACGCGCTCACGCCCGCCGACGCCCGCGCCTACGCCGATCGGCACGGCTTTACCTACCTGGAGGGCAGCGAGATCACCGCGCGACTTGGGTAA
- a CDS encoding proline dehydrogenase family protein, producing the protein MIPPIANRFVAGETPAEALDHVRQLNDRNLKAIVNLLGEHYNDRDPVDADAATYRSLAADIASSGLDACISVKPSQLGLDLGEDVFREEVTAIVDSAVEEDVFVWIDMEDHTTTDATLDAFEALARKHGGGERSGGTRSTSDGGSGAGVGVCVQANLKRTRDDVERLADVPGKVRFVKGAYDEPAEIAYKDKAAVDREYEALLEYAFEHFDGGIAVGSHDPAMIDRAIELHQKYGTPFEVQMLMGVREDAQEELADEYEVWQYVPYGGRWKSYFYRRVMERKENLWFAVRAVVGR; encoded by the coding sequence ATGATCCCACCGATCGCAAACCGGTTCGTCGCCGGAGAGACGCCGGCCGAGGCGCTCGACCACGTACGGCAGTTGAACGATCGCAACCTGAAGGCGATCGTCAACCTGCTGGGCGAACACTACAACGATCGCGATCCCGTCGACGCCGACGCCGCGACGTACCGATCGCTCGCCGCCGACATCGCCTCCTCGGGCCTCGACGCGTGCATCTCGGTCAAGCCCTCGCAACTGGGACTCGACCTCGGCGAGGACGTGTTTCGCGAGGAGGTCACCGCGATCGTCGATTCGGCGGTCGAGGAGGACGTCTTCGTCTGGATCGACATGGAAGATCACACGACGACCGACGCGACGCTCGACGCGTTCGAAGCCCTCGCCCGGAAACACGGCGGCGGTGAGCGTTCCGGCGGAACGCGATCCACGTCGGACGGCGGGTCCGGCGCTGGCGTCGGCGTCTGCGTCCAGGCGAACCTCAAACGCACCCGGGACGACGTCGAACGGCTCGCCGACGTTCCCGGCAAGGTCCGGTTCGTCAAGGGAGCCTACGACGAACCGGCCGAAATCGCCTACAAAGACAAGGCGGCGGTCGACCGCGAGTACGAGGCGCTGCTGGAGTACGCGTTCGAGCACTTCGACGGCGGCATCGCGGTCGGCAGTCACGATCCCGCGATGATCGACCGGGCGATCGAACTCCACCAGAAGTACGGGACGCCGTTCGAGGTCCAGATGCTGATGGGCGTTCGTGAAGACGCCCAGGAGGAGCTCGCCGACGAGTACGAGGTCTGGCAGTACGTCCCCTACGGTGGTCGCTGGAAGTCGTACTTCTATCGGCGCGTGATGGAGCGGAAGGAAAACCTCTGGTTCGCCGTACGGGCCGTCGTCGGGCGGTAA
- a CDS encoding glycosyltransferase family 2 protein, which yields MTAAAVAGISRPIDHPDPRISVVVPTIPANDHDAVVDRLRAQTADAYEAIVVDDATLDICEARNAGIREARGEIVALTDDDCRPSGEWLSRIEAAFDRDPGLVCLEGSVRGGRTYDGERRYVGCNLAFDREAALNVGGFRSEFAGWRDDTEFGWRMERDASGRCAYRDEVSMHHPDQPRATIDEDLEARLRREYPRRYEEVIVPDTLPGRVNDWLWRKGFWNLVDTIRYDLPNAVRSDR from the coding sequence GTGACCGCCGCGGCCGTGGCGGGGATCTCCCGACCGATCGACCACCCGGATCCCCGGATCTCGGTGGTCGTGCCGACGATCCCGGCGAACGACCACGACGCAGTCGTCGACCGCCTCCGCGCGCAGACGGCCGACGCCTACGAGGCGATCGTCGTCGACGACGCGACGCTCGACATCTGCGAGGCGCGCAACGCGGGCATCCGGGAGGCTCGCGGCGAGATCGTCGCGCTGACCGACGACGACTGTCGGCCGTCCGGCGAGTGGCTCTCGCGGATCGAGGCCGCGTTCGATCGCGATCCGGGCCTGGTCTGCCTCGAGGGAAGCGTCCGCGGCGGCCGAACCTACGACGGCGAGCGCCGCTACGTCGGCTGCAACCTCGCGTTCGATCGCGAGGCGGCGCTCAACGTCGGCGGCTTCCGCTCCGAGTTCGCCGGCTGGCGCGACGACACCGAGTTCGGCTGGCGGATGGAACGCGACGCTTCCGGTCGCTGCGCCTATCGCGACGAGGTCAGCATGCACCACCCCGACCAGCCGCGGGCGACGATCGACGAGGACCTCGAGGCCCGCCTGCGCCGGGAGTACCCCAGACGGTACGAGGAGGTCATCGTCCCCGACACCCTGCCGGGGCGGGTCAACGACTGGCTCTGGCGCAAGGGGTTCTGGAACCTCGTCGATACGATCCGCTACGACCTCCCGAACGCCGTTCGATCCGACAGATGA
- a CDS encoding winged helix-turn-helix transcriptional regulator, with translation MTETRRRIRDRIHANAGIHFNELVRESEFAPGQIQYHVRRLLEDDELVRSEHYGRTHYYPPGYDDWERAALALFRRETAREIVVYLIENESVAPATVADDLGIARSTLEYHLDRLVAHDIVEKRYDDRDRVSLALAAPERTAPLLSIVEPTVPDRLIDRFTRLVDDLLESDRPAD, from the coding sequence ATGACCGAGACTCGACGACGGATACGCGATCGCATCCACGCGAACGCCGGCATCCATTTCAACGAACTCGTCAGGGAGTCGGAGTTCGCGCCGGGACAGATCCAGTACCACGTCCGCCGACTGCTGGAAGACGACGAACTCGTTCGAAGCGAACACTACGGCCGAACCCACTACTATCCGCCCGGCTACGACGACTGGGAACGCGCCGCGCTCGCGCTGTTCCGCCGCGAAACGGCGCGGGAGATCGTCGTGTACCTGATCGAGAACGAGTCCGTCGCCCCGGCGACCGTCGCCGACGACCTCGGAATCGCCCGCAGCACCCTGGAGTACCACCTCGATCGGCTGGTCGCCCACGACATCGTGGAGAAACGCTACGACGATCGCGATCGCGTCAGCCTCGCACTCGCGGCGCCGGAGCGGACCGCCCCGCTGCTCTCGATCGTCGAACCCACCGTACCGGACCGGCTGATCGATCGGTTCACCAGGCTGGTCGACGACCTCCTCGAATCCGATCGCCCCGCCGACTGA
- a CDS encoding glycosyltransferase, translating to MTDVAILHDRFPGVGGGEEFAIEAARVLDAPIYTTYVAEGTDLPDDVEVIPFRQAKYTSLPWRPFLEWKNEGMNPLETLNVALDLTDAHDDLAGYDVVLESAPLSKYYVPEVDQRIVHYPHSPPRWLYDLYRDRLSSFEYPFVETAIKGYAKAWRAMDKEANDYVDRFVANSELVRDRIRRFYDRDAEVVYPPVTGDWRDEGDDGYFVTWSRLAPEKRIDLIAKAFAGLDERLVIAGDGKQRERLEAIAAAHDNVEVRGYVDDIESLVARATAVVYAPKQEDFGLVGAEAMMAGKPLLGVDEGFTRYQVQGERTGLRFEPTVASIRDAVRRFDPDDFDSVEIREEARRYEYDRFARGLREVVEEVAAGAPGSRLAEDPPRREAPEESDADEAERTALEGVTDE from the coding sequence GTGACCGACGTCGCGATCCTCCACGATCGCTTTCCCGGCGTCGGCGGCGGCGAGGAGTTCGCGATCGAGGCCGCCCGAGTGCTCGACGCGCCGATCTACACGACCTACGTCGCGGAAGGGACGGATCTGCCGGACGACGTCGAGGTGATCCCGTTCCGGCAGGCCAAGTACACCTCGCTTCCGTGGCGGCCGTTCCTCGAGTGGAAAAACGAGGGGATGAACCCCCTCGAGACGCTCAACGTCGCGCTCGACCTGACCGACGCCCACGACGATCTCGCCGGATACGACGTGGTCCTCGAGAGCGCGCCGCTGTCGAAGTACTACGTTCCGGAGGTCGACCAGCGGATCGTCCACTACCCCCACAGCCCGCCGCGGTGGCTGTATGACCTCTACCGCGATCGGCTCTCGTCGTTCGAGTATCCGTTCGTCGAGACCGCGATCAAGGGCTACGCGAAGGCGTGGCGGGCGATGGACAAGGAGGCCAACGACTACGTCGATCGGTTCGTCGCGAACAGCGAGCTCGTCCGCGATCGGATTCGACGCTTCTACGATCGCGACGCCGAGGTCGTCTACCCGCCGGTCACCGGCGACTGGCGCGACGAGGGCGACGACGGCTACTTCGTCACCTGGTCGCGGCTCGCCCCCGAGAAGCGGATCGATCTGATCGCGAAAGCGTTCGCGGGGCTCGACGAACGGCTCGTGATCGCGGGCGACGGGAAACAGCGCGAACGACTCGAAGCGATCGCGGCGGCCCACGACAACGTCGAGGTGCGAGGCTACGTTGACGACATCGAGTCGCTCGTCGCTCGGGCCACCGCGGTCGTCTACGCGCCGAAGCAGGAGGACTTCGGCCTCGTCGGGGCGGAGGCGATGATGGCCGGGAAACCGCTGCTCGGCGTGGACGAGGGATTCACGCGGTATCAGGTCCAGGGCGAGCGGACTGGCCTCCGCTTCGAGCCGACCGTCGCGTCGATCCGGGACGCCGTTCGCCGGTTCGATCCCGACGACTTCGACTCGGTGGAGATCCGCGAGGAGGCGCGGCGGTACGAGTACGATCGGTTCGCCCGGGGGCTCCGAGAGGTCGTCGAGGAGGTGGCCGCCGGAGCGCCGGGTTCTCGGCTCGCCGAGGACCCACCGCGGCGGGAGGCACCCGAGGAAAGCGACGCCGACGAGGCGGAACGAACGGCGCTCGAGGGGGTGACCGACGAGTGA